In Flavobacterium endoglycinae, one DNA window encodes the following:
- a CDS encoding alpha/beta hydrolase: MRKIVLILVLLTSVLQAQVTYRVDTSYTVKSTYTKLIKKYPFITIPVITENKNVEQILNVPYFEEKQRTLHLDAFVNNAKKKNPVVVMIHGGGWRSGNKDQMNAMAQEIAGKGFSCFTIEYRLSLEAKYPYGVYDVKNAIKFIKDNAKKFKVDPDKIAVLGCSSGGQMAALIGTTNGKSNFENPSYKSSSSSKVNAIINVDGVLAFRHPESSEGEMAAFWLGGSYEESTENWKNASALNNTDGNTPPTLFINSSIPRFHAGRDDMIAILNQHKIYSEVHTLENSPHSFWFFQPWFSQTVDFTVNFLNKIFK, from the coding sequence ATGCGAAAAATAGTATTGATTTTAGTATTGCTCACCAGTGTTTTACAAGCACAGGTAACTTACCGTGTAGACACTTCATATACTGTGAAAAGCACATATACGAAATTGATCAAAAAGTATCCGTTTATAACGATTCCTGTTATTACTGAAAATAAAAATGTTGAACAAATATTAAATGTTCCGTATTTCGAAGAAAAACAAAGAACCTTACATCTCGATGCATTTGTAAACAATGCAAAAAAGAAAAATCCTGTTGTGGTTATGATTCATGGCGGAGGCTGGAGATCAGGAAACAAAGACCAAATGAATGCAATGGCACAAGAAATTGCGGGAAAAGGTTTTTCATGTTTCACAATCGAATACCGATTATCGCTTGAAGCAAAATATCCGTATGGAGTTTACGATGTTAAGAATGCTATTAAGTTTATAAAAGATAATGCAAAGAAATTCAAAGTAGATCCAGACAAAATTGCGGTTTTAGGCTGTTCTTCGGGAGGTCAAATGGCAGCTTTGATTGGTACTACAAACGGAAAATCCAATTTTGAAAATCCTTCTTATAAAAGTAGTTCTTCTTCAAAAGTAAATGCGATTATTAATGTAGACGGCGTTTTGGCTTTCAGACATCCCGAATCTTCAGAAGGAGAAATGGCAGCATTCTGGTTAGGAGGTTCTTATGAAGAAAGTACTGAAAACTGGAAAAATGCTTCGGCTTTAAATAATACTGACGGCAATACACCGCCAACATTATTCATCAACAGCAGTATTCCGAGATTTCATGCAGGAAGAGACGATATGATTGCAATTTTAAATCAGCATAAAATTTACAGTGAGGTTCATACATTGGAAAATTCACCTCATTCTTTCTGGTTTTTTCAGCCTTGGTTTAGTCAAACGGTTGATTTTACAGTCAATTTTTTAAACAAGATATTCAAATAA
- a CDS encoding DUF4861 family protein codes for MKTKITVAALFLAGLTSINAQKYDIKTAKTYAEISAKTDGHWEGRKYKGGTVFKNVDRLKLAPEHTDHSFDIRYEGPGWENNRIGYRLYLDWRNAIDIFGKKTSENILPIVGQDGFDSYHEMSDWGADILKAGKGIGIGSIDRYLNNEKLHFREVDSTIATVANKTNESIVKVNYYGWKTASDKIDFTSILTIKPNQLYTKHTIQASKEIKGICTGMVKQKNTELLKKESKNKKWAYLATYGVQSLVPDKLGMAIFYEVNAIESIADTDLDYLLVFKPSTKASSFYLLGAWEQEKNGIKSQEEFVKYLDAQLEILNKKGKM; via the coding sequence ATGAAAACAAAAATTACAGTTGCAGCCTTATTTTTAGCAGGTTTAACCTCTATAAATGCTCAGAAATACGATATTAAAACCGCAAAAACATACGCTGAAATTTCGGCAAAAACAGATGGACATTGGGAAGGAAGAAAATACAAAGGCGGAACCGTTTTTAAAAATGTAGACCGCTTAAAATTAGCACCGGAACATACGGATCATTCTTTTGATATTCGTTATGAAGGTCCGGGCTGGGAAAATAACAGAATTGGTTACCGCTTGTATTTAGATTGGAGAAATGCGATTGATATTTTTGGTAAAAAAACATCAGAAAACATTCTTCCTATAGTAGGACAAGATGGTTTTGATTCCTACCATGAAATGAGTGATTGGGGAGCCGATATTTTAAAAGCTGGAAAAGGAATTGGAATTGGTTCAATTGATCGTTATTTAAACAATGAGAAACTGCATTTCCGCGAAGTAGATTCAACTATTGCTACAGTTGCCAATAAAACAAACGAATCTATTGTAAAAGTGAATTACTATGGATGGAAAACTGCTTCTGACAAAATTGATTTTACATCGATATTGACTATTAAGCCAAATCAGCTTTACACAAAACATACTATTCAAGCTTCAAAAGAAATTAAGGGAATCTGTACGGGGATGGTAAAACAAAAAAATACTGAACTGCTTAAAAAAGAAAGCAAAAACAAAAAATGGGCTTATTTAGCAACTTACGGCGTACAGTCTTTAGTTCCAGACAAATTAGGAATGGCTATTTTCTATGAAGTAAATGCAATCGAAAGTATCGCCGACACTGATTTGGATTATCTTTTAGTTTTCAAACCTAGTACAAAAGCAAGTTCTTTTTATTTATTAGGAGCGTGGGAACAAGAGAAAAATGGAATTAAATCGCAAGAAGAATTCGTGAAATATCTGGATGCTCAATTAGAAATTTTGAACAAAAAAGGCAAAATGTAA
- a CDS encoding glycoside hydrolase family 88/105 protein, with translation MFLKSVFIKINFSKTALGLFLFISSLSLAQNKDNAEKNAIPAHAKWSEKTALTILNKYPKAWQIDGTEKPKWDYKMSLTLSAFEKLYQQTKDKKYLNYIKEYADELIDSNGNILKYDINEYNIDYVNPGKLLFNLYEITKDKRYQTVIEQLRKQIASQPRTPSGGFWHKQIYPNQMWIDGLYMAEPFYTQYTVTYENGKSLDDIAKQFELAHDHLKDSKTGLLYHAWDESKEIGWANRETGTSPTIWSRGIGWYMMALVETLDYFPKNHPKQKELIGFLNEIAQNAVKAQSSSGLWYQVTDKPELQGNFLESSGSAMIIYGLAKGVNKGYLPSSYKKTAQKSFDAFIKEFVKTNENNEITISNVSSNVGLGGKPFRDGTNEYYAKSKTKDNSSPALAAFLLSAIELKK, from the coding sequence ATGTTTTTAAAATCTGTTTTCATAAAAATCAATTTTTCCAAAACAGCTCTTGGTTTGTTTTTGTTTATCAGTAGTTTGTCATTGGCGCAAAATAAAGATAATGCAGAAAAAAATGCAATTCCTGCTCATGCAAAATGGTCGGAGAAAACCGCTTTAACTATTTTAAACAAATATCCAAAAGCGTGGCAGATTGACGGAACTGAGAAACCCAAATGGGATTATAAAATGAGTTTGACTTTGTCTGCTTTTGAGAAATTATATCAGCAAACCAAAGACAAAAAATACCTCAATTACATTAAAGAATATGCAGATGAATTGATCGACAGTAACGGAAACATACTAAAATACGATATCAACGAATACAATATCGATTATGTAAATCCTGGGAAACTGCTGTTCAATTTGTATGAAATAACAAAAGACAAACGTTATCAGACCGTAATTGAGCAATTAAGAAAACAGATTGCAAGTCAGCCGAGAACGCCAAGCGGTGGTTTTTGGCACAAACAAATTTATCCCAATCAAATGTGGATTGATGGTTTGTACATGGCAGAACCTTTTTATACGCAATACACAGTTACGTATGAAAATGGAAAAAGTTTAGATGATATTGCCAAACAATTTGAATTAGCACACGATCATTTAAAGGATTCCAAAACAGGTTTACTGTATCATGCTTGGGATGAGTCAAAAGAAATTGGCTGGGCAAATCGTGAAACAGGAACATCGCCAACAATCTGGAGTAGAGGAATTGGCTGGTACATGATGGCATTGGTGGAAACATTGGATTATTTTCCAAAGAATCATCCCAAACAAAAAGAACTAATAGGATTTTTGAATGAAATTGCACAGAATGCAGTTAAAGCCCAAAGTTCTTCGGGATTATGGTATCAGGTTACTGATAAACCAGAACTACAGGGAAATTTTCTAGAGTCCTCAGGATCAGCAATGATAATCTATGGATTGGCAAAAGGAGTAAACAAAGGATATCTGCCATCATCTTATAAAAAAACAGCACAAAAATCTTTTGATGCCTTTATTAAAGAATTTGTGAAAACGAATGAAAATAATGAAATTACCATTTCAAATGTTTCATCAAATGTTGGTTTAGGTGGAAAACCTTTCCGAGATGGTACAAATGAATATTATGCCAAAAGCAAAACGAAAGATAACAGTTCTCCCGCATTAGCAGCCTTTTTATTAAGTGCCATAGAATTAAAAAAATAG
- a CDS encoding glycoside hydrolase family 88/105 protein: MKSRRKQSFMSVLLVCALALSGCKAISQEPAKKGIVISKDMKWSDKMALTLMKRHPESYMLDDAKKPKWDYVHALVLHSIEELYKKNPDPRYKAYIRGYVDELVQADGSIKTYEFDKYNIDLVVPGRLLFDIYAETKDDKYLKAMQLVRKQLAEQPRTASGGFWHKQIYPNQMWLDGLYMGEPFYAQYTLTFENGKSFDDIAKQFELIQLHATDPKTGLLYHGWDESKEMPWANKETGNSPNFWSRALGWYVMALVDVLDYFPKEHPKRPKLIKYLNNASAALAKYQDKTGLWYQVTDKAGGKDNYLEASGSAMFAYAFAKGANKGYLPSKYKKLANKAFDGLTKILIKKVDEDGGITLTNCCQVAGLGGNPYRDGSYEYYVNERKKDNDPKATGPFILAALELNR; this comes from the coding sequence ATGAAAAGTAGAAGGAAACAAAGTTTTATGTCGGTTTTATTAGTGTGCGCGCTGGCTTTATCAGGATGTAAAGCAATCTCGCAGGAACCGGCAAAAAAGGGAATCGTGATTTCTAAAGACATGAAATGGTCAGATAAAATGGCTTTGACTTTAATGAAACGCCATCCAGAAAGTTACATGCTGGATGATGCTAAAAAGCCAAAATGGGATTATGTTCATGCCTTGGTTTTACATTCAATTGAGGAATTATACAAGAAAAATCCAGATCCAAGATACAAAGCCTACATAAGAGGTTATGTAGATGAATTGGTGCAGGCTGACGGATCGATTAAAACATACGAATTCGATAAATACAACATCGACTTAGTAGTACCGGGACGTTTGTTATTTGATATTTATGCCGAAACGAAAGATGATAAATATTTAAAAGCAATGCAGTTAGTTCGCAAGCAGTTAGCAGAACAACCACGTACAGCAAGCGGAGGATTCTGGCACAAACAAATTTATCCAAACCAAATGTGGTTAGACGGTTTATATATGGGAGAACCATTCTACGCCCAATACACACTGACATTCGAAAATGGAAAAAGCTTTGATGATATCGCCAAACAGTTTGAATTAATTCAGCTTCACGCTACAGATCCCAAAACAGGATTATTGTATCATGGCTGGGATGAAAGCAAAGAAATGCCTTGGGCCAATAAAGAAACAGGAAACTCTCCAAACTTTTGGTCAAGAGCATTAGGCTGGTATGTGATGGCATTGGTTGATGTTTTAGATTATTTTCCAAAAGAGCACCCCAAAAGACCTAAACTGATTAAATACTTAAACAATGCTTCTGCCGCATTAGCTAAATATCAGGACAAAACTGGATTATGGTATCAGGTAACAGATAAAGCAGGTGGAAAAGACAACTATTTAGAAGCTTCAGGATCGGCCATGTTTGCTTATGCTTTTGCAAAAGGAGCAAATAAAGGATATCTGCCTTCTAAATATAAAAAACTAGCCAACAAAGCTTTTGATGGATTGACTAAAATTTTAATCAAAAAAGTTGATGAAGATGGCGGTATTACTCTAACAAACTGCTGTCAGGTGGCAGGTTTAGGAGGAAATCCATATCGTGACGGTTCTTACGAATATTACGTAAACGAAAGAAAAAAAGACAACGATCCTAAAGCAACGGGACCTTTTATTTTAGCCGCTTTAGAATTGAACAGATAA
- a CDS encoding glycoside hydrolase family 43 protein → MKNIKIILFLLSIFSVQKNTAQVWTPDNGDGTYTNPIIHADYSDPDVVRVGDDFYMTASSFNCIPGLPILHSKDLVNWKIISYALPKQPPFETYNKVQHGNGVWAPSITFHNNEYYIYYPDPDFGIYMIKSQKAEGPWSEPLLVKSGTGLIDPSPLWDDDGKAYLAHAFAGSRAQIKSLLVVCTMNPEGTIANNDEVMVIDGHDGEGTIEGPKFYKRNNYYYIFAPAGGVSTGWQTILRSKNVFGPYEKKKVLEQGSTKINGPHQGAWVQTQTGEDWFIHFQDKGAYGRIVHLQPMKWEKDWPVMGQDFDKNGIGEPVTTFKKPNVGKKYPIENPATSDEFNESKLGLQWQWQANSQINWGFPTSMGYLNLFCVNTISDSKKIFEAPNLLLQKFPAEEFTVTTKLTFNTRLNGESTGLIIMGLDYSYLFLKNDNGKLYLNQKTGTFNKTVSETETKPILISNTTIYLRVKVKKGGICSFFYSLDDKNYQPIGNDFTSVEGKWIGAKMGLFALSEKVTNDSGNVAVDWFRVTK, encoded by the coding sequence ATGAAAAATATAAAAATCATCCTTTTTCTCCTTTCCATTTTCTCAGTACAGAAAAATACCGCACAAGTCTGGACACCTGATAATGGAGACGGAACTTATACAAATCCTATCATTCACGCCGATTATTCAGATCCTGATGTGGTTAGGGTTGGTGACGATTTTTATATGACAGCATCTTCTTTTAACTGTATTCCCGGATTACCAATTTTGCATTCTAAAGACTTGGTAAACTGGAAAATTATAAGTTATGCGCTGCCAAAACAGCCTCCTTTTGAAACGTACAACAAAGTACAGCACGGAAATGGTGTTTGGGCACCAAGCATTACTTTTCATAACAATGAATATTATATTTATTATCCCGATCCTGATTTTGGAATTTATATGATTAAATCCCAAAAAGCCGAAGGACCGTGGTCAGAACCTTTATTAGTGAAATCCGGAACGGGATTAATCGATCCAAGTCCGCTTTGGGATGATGATGGAAAAGCATATCTCGCACATGCCTTTGCCGGAAGCCGTGCGCAGATTAAAAGTTTATTAGTTGTCTGCACGATGAATCCCGAAGGAACAATTGCCAACAATGATGAAGTTATGGTTATTGACGGACATGATGGCGAAGGCACTATTGAAGGACCTAAATTCTACAAACGAAATAACTACTATTACATTTTTGCTCCTGCTGGCGGCGTTTCAACAGGCTGGCAAACTATTTTAAGATCAAAAAATGTATTTGGTCCTTACGAAAAGAAAAAAGTATTAGAACAGGGGTCAACCAAAATAAACGGTCCGCACCAAGGAGCTTGGGTACAAACACAAACTGGAGAAGATTGGTTTATTCATTTTCAGGATAAAGGTGCGTACGGAAGAATTGTGCATTTACAACCAATGAAATGGGAAAAAGATTGGCCGGTAATGGGACAGGATTTTGACAAAAATGGAATTGGAGAACCTGTTACCACATTCAAAAAACCGAATGTTGGTAAAAAATACCCAATTGAAAATCCGGCAACGTCAGATGAATTTAACGAATCAAAGCTTGGACTTCAATGGCAATGGCAAGCCAATTCGCAGATTAATTGGGGATTTCCAACAAGTATGGGATATCTGAATTTATTTTGTGTAAATACGATTTCCGACAGTAAAAAAATCTTTGAAGCTCCGAACCTGCTCTTGCAGAAATTTCCAGCTGAGGAATTTACCGTTACGACTAAATTGACTTTCAATACGCGACTAAATGGAGAAAGTACAGGTTTAATAATCATGGGATTAGATTATAGTTATTTGTTTCTGAAAAATGACAACGGAAAATTATACTTAAACCAGAAAACAGGAACTTTCAATAAAACCGTTTCAGAGACAGAAACAAAACCGATTTTGATTTCAAATACTACTATTTACTTGAGGGTAAAAGTAAAAAAAGGAGGAATCTGCAGTTTCTTTTATAGTTTAGACGATAAAAATTATCAGCCAATTGGAAATGATTTTACTTCGGTTGAAGGAAAATGGATCGGCGCCAAAATGGGACTTTTCGCTTTAAGCGAAAAAGTAACCAATGACTCCGGAAATGTAGCAGTTGATTGGTTTAGAGTGACGAAATAG
- the pelA gene encoding pectate lyase: MILLKKAALIVIVFSSTVLQAQNTYKRWSDIIRKNDASWFASDEAKKIAENVLLYQRDIGGWPKNIPMQDELSASQKNKLLAEKKTAAETTTDNGATTQEMLFMSRMYAQVKDERYKDSFLKGLSYLLEAQYPNGGWPQFYPLKKGYYTHITYNDDSMTRILNVLKEISEETDFYSIKPSKEIVAKTKTAFDKGIDCILKTQYKQNGVLTGWCAQHDEVTLLPAKARAYELPSLSGKESAGIVMLLMSIEKPSPEIITAVKSAYAWFEKTKITNIKEEPILNDKGKTVDKRIITVQNGSPVWARFMELDTNEPFFSDRDGVKKKSLNDIGSERRNGYAWYTDDPLDVLKKYPAWAVKNGTKVSESDKKAVDYITVAQDGSGDFTKIQDAIYASPAFPYEKVTIYVKNGTYNEKVRIPEWNTNVILLGESKEKTIITFDDNFSKISLGRNSTFYTYTLLVEANDVTVSNLTIKNASGDRGQGIALSVTANRVKVVNCNLLGNQDTLYLSGQNAKQYFKDCYIEGTTDFIFGGATALFENCEIHSIKSSYITAASTPQGTEFGFVFKNCKLTADPSANAVYLGRPWRIYAKTVFLNCEIGKQIKLEGWENWSKPEAEKNAFYAEYNCSGEGFQPTKRVSWSHQLKKSEAEKYTAETILKDTIPNWYSK; encoded by the coding sequence ATGATTCTATTAAAAAAAGCAGCCTTAATTGTGATAGTGTTTTCGAGTACTGTACTTCAGGCTCAAAACACCTATAAAAGATGGTCAGATATTATTCGTAAAAACGATGCATCTTGGTTTGCTTCAGATGAAGCTAAAAAGATAGCTGAAAATGTACTTTTATATCAAAGAGATATTGGAGGATGGCCTAAAAACATTCCCATGCAGGATGAACTTTCTGCTTCGCAAAAAAATAAACTTCTAGCAGAAAAGAAAACCGCAGCAGAAACCACGACAGACAATGGCGCTACTACTCAGGAAATGTTATTCATGTCCAGAATGTATGCTCAAGTAAAAGACGAACGTTACAAAGATTCTTTTTTAAAAGGATTGAGTTATCTTTTAGAAGCACAATATCCAAATGGAGGATGGCCGCAGTTTTATCCGCTTAAAAAAGGCTATTATACCCATATTACTTATAATGATGATTCGATGACTCGCATTTTGAATGTATTGAAAGAAATCAGTGAAGAAACGGATTTTTATAGCATCAAACCATCAAAAGAAATTGTAGCAAAAACCAAAACGGCCTTTGATAAAGGAATCGACTGTATTTTAAAAACACAATACAAACAAAATGGAGTTTTAACAGGTTGGTGTGCTCAACACGATGAGGTTACATTGCTGCCTGCAAAAGCACGTGCATACGAACTTCCTTCGCTTAGCGGAAAAGAATCCGCAGGAATTGTGATGCTTTTAATGTCAATCGAAAAACCATCACCCGAAATTATAACGGCAGTAAAAAGTGCCTATGCTTGGTTTGAAAAAACTAAAATTACCAATATTAAAGAAGAACCCATTCTAAATGATAAAGGGAAAACCGTCGACAAAAGGATCATTACAGTACAAAATGGATCTCCGGTTTGGGCAAGGTTTATGGAACTCGACACCAACGAACCTTTTTTTTCAGATCGTGACGGAGTTAAGAAAAAATCTTTAAATGATATAGGAAGCGAACGTCGAAATGGCTACGCTTGGTATACAGATGATCCGTTGGATGTATTGAAAAAATATCCAGCTTGGGCCGTAAAAAATGGTACAAAAGTATCAGAAAGTGATAAAAAGGCTGTCGATTATATTACTGTTGCACAAGACGGTTCGGGAGATTTTACAAAAATTCAGGATGCCATATATGCTTCTCCAGCTTTTCCGTATGAAAAAGTAACCATATATGTGAAAAACGGAACTTACAACGAAAAAGTCCGAATCCCAGAATGGAATACGAATGTTATTTTATTAGGCGAAAGCAAAGAAAAAACAATCATCACTTTTGACGATAATTTCTCTAAAATCAGTTTAGGCAGAAACAGCACATTTTATACTTATACCCTTTTGGTAGAAGCAAATGATGTCACAGTCTCTAACCTGACCATTAAAAATGCTTCGGGCGATCGCGGACAGGGGATTGCTTTATCAGTTACAGCCAATCGTGTAAAAGTTGTGAATTGTAACTTGTTAGGAAACCAAGATACTTTATATCTGTCAGGACAAAATGCCAAACAATATTTCAAAGACTGTTATATTGAAGGTACAACCGATTTTATTTTTGGAGGAGCAACAGCGTTATTCGAAAATTGCGAAATTCACAGTATTAAAAGTTCATACATAACCGCAGCTTCAACACCGCAGGGAACAGAATTTGGATTTGTTTTTAAGAACTGTAAACTAACAGCAGATCCATCAGCAAATGCAGTATATTTAGGAAGACCTTGGCGTATTTATGCTAAAACAGTATTTCTAAACTGTGAAATAGGAAAACAAATAAAACTGGAAGGCTGGGAAAATTGGTCAAAACCAGAAGCTGAAAAGAATGCTTTTTACGCTGAATACAATTGCAGTGGAGAAGGATTTCAACCTACAAAAAGAGTATCATGGTCACACCAGTTAAAGAAATCCGAAGCTGAAAAATATACTGCAGAAACTATTTTAAAAGACACAATACCTAATTGGTATTCAAAATAA
- a CDS encoding glycoside hydrolase family 28 protein — protein MNTKFFLFLWMISCTAFAQNSEFPVSKVDSIVKRIQLPVFPSYQINISKLGAKGDSVSNNKAIFDKAMALCKKNNGGTIIVPKGIYKINGPIHFVSNVKLKLEKGARIKFSDNPKDYLPMVLTSWEGTMLYNYSPLIYAYDCTNIAITGEGTIDGAGGNIWKSFKAKETEGKNRSRDMNHNNVPLKDRKFGEGYFLRPQMIQFFNCKNIVVEGVRIENSPFWCLHLLKSQSITIKGISYKSLNHNNDGIDPEYAKDVLIENVNFDNGDDNVAIKAGRDHEGRANTATPSENIIIRNCNFKGLHGVVIGSEMSAGVQNVFVENCKTNGYLKRGIYLKTNADRGGYIKNVFVRNIKLDEVEDCLYITANYHGEGNGYQSDISNIHFASISCNKASESGIVIQGFPDKKIKNITLKNIEIKEAKNALSNENADNVLMTDVFIGKRAGVPTAVSKN, from the coding sequence ATGAATACAAAGTTTTTTCTTTTTCTATGGATGATTTCTTGTACTGCTTTTGCACAAAATTCAGAATTTCCAGTATCGAAAGTAGATTCAATTGTAAAGCGAATTCAATTGCCCGTTTTTCCTTCTTATCAAATCAATATCAGTAAACTGGGAGCAAAGGGAGATTCTGTTAGTAATAACAAAGCCATTTTTGATAAAGCAATGGCTTTGTGCAAAAAGAATAACGGCGGAACGATCATTGTTCCTAAAGGAATTTACAAAATAAACGGTCCTATTCATTTTGTGAGCAATGTAAAACTAAAACTTGAAAAAGGAGCTAGAATTAAATTTAGTGACAACCCTAAAGATTATCTTCCAATGGTTTTAACAAGTTGGGAAGGGACCATGCTTTACAATTACAGTCCCTTGATTTATGCTTATGACTGCACTAATATTGCCATTACTGGAGAAGGAACAATTGATGGAGCAGGAGGAAACATTTGGAAAAGTTTTAAAGCAAAAGAAACTGAGGGAAAAAATCGTAGCCGAGATATGAATCATAACAATGTACCTTTAAAAGACAGAAAGTTTGGGGAAGGTTATTTCCTGCGTCCACAAATGATTCAGTTTTTTAATTGTAAAAATATAGTAGTTGAAGGCGTCCGGATTGAAAATTCGCCATTCTGGTGTCTGCATCTTTTAAAATCTCAAAGCATTACAATTAAAGGTATAAGTTATAAATCTCTTAATCATAATAATGACGGAATCGATCCAGAGTATGCAAAAGATGTTTTAATCGAAAACGTAAATTTCGATAACGGAGATGATAATGTAGCCATAAAAGCAGGAAGAGATCATGAAGGAAGAGCCAATACTGCTACTCCAAGTGAAAATATTATTATTAGAAACTGCAATTTCAAAGGACTGCATGGAGTTGTGATTGGCAGCGAAATGTCGGCAGGCGTGCAGAACGTTTTTGTTGAAAACTGTAAAACAAATGGTTATTTGAAAAGAGGAATTTACCTAAAAACTAATGCAGACCGAGGCGGTTATATCAAGAATGTCTTTGTTAGAAATATTAAATTGGATGAGGTTGAAGATTGCTTATACATTACAGCCAATTATCACGGAGAAGGAAACGGATACCAATCGGACATTTCGAATATACATTTTGCATCTATAAGCTGTAACAAAGCCTCTGAATCGGGAATTGTAATTCAAGGATTTCCAGATAAAAAAATCAAAAACATTACTTTAAAAAATATTGAAATCAAGGAAGCTAAAAATGCCCTGTCAAATGAAAATGCGGATAATGTATTAATGACAGATGTTTTTATCGGTAAAAGGGCAGGAGTTCCTACAGCGGTTTCTAAGAATTAA
- a CDS encoding rhamnogalacturonan acetylesterase, whose amino-acid sequence MKKYILLFTLLALNCFAQKTTLYCIGDSTMANKKDPEKNPEHGWAQVLQPFFTDNIVVVNKAVNGRSTKSFINENRWDSIYKKLKKGDYVFIEFGHNDEKIEDPSRYTNPHTAYRYNLIRFVNESREKGAIPILLTSIARRNFNEKGVLIPTHGDYPLETRLVAQEYKVPFIDLEYYTEQLEQSYGPDKSKELHLHFKAGENPYYDKDKADDTHLSLKGATEIAQIVINQLKSLNDSSLDKLRKNIRF is encoded by the coding sequence ATGAAAAAATACATTTTACTTTTCACCCTGCTGGCATTAAACTGTTTTGCACAAAAAACAACTTTGTATTGTATTGGCGATTCAACAATGGCGAATAAAAAAGATCCTGAAAAGAATCCAGAACATGGATGGGCACAAGTTTTACAACCATTCTTTACAGATAATATAGTGGTTGTAAATAAAGCTGTAAATGGAAGAAGTACCAAAAGCTTTATAAACGAAAACCGTTGGGATTCTATTTATAAAAAACTAAAAAAAGGAGATTATGTTTTTATTGAATTCGGACATAACGATGAAAAAATCGAAGACCCTAGCCGTTATACTAATCCGCATACAGCATACCGATACAATTTAATTCGTTTTGTAAATGAAAGTAGAGAAAAAGGCGCAATTCCTATTTTGCTGACTTCTATTGCCAGACGAAATTTCAATGAAAAAGGAGTTTTGATTCCCACACATGGCGATTATCCATTAGAAACCCGTTTAGTAGCACAAGAATATAAAGTACCTTTTATTGATTTAGAATATTATACAGAACAACTGGAACAATCTTATGGTCCAGATAAATCGAAAGAATTGCATTTACACTTTAAGGCTGGAGAAAATCCGTATTACGATAAAGACAAAGCCGATGATACACATCTTTCTTTAAAAGGAGCAACAGAAATTGCACAAATTGTAATCAACCAATTGAAGAGCCTGAATGATTCTTCCTTAGATAAATTAAGAAAAAACATAAGATTTTAG